Within Nostoc sp. UHCC 0926, the genomic segment CAATCTCACGGTTGGCACAAAGACCGACCTTTTCTTGAAAATGCCACAATCTGGCACAAGGAAGCACAAAAAGGAGAATTTGAAATCTTACTACCAAGCACAAAAAATTTAGGAGATTATCTTCCGAGAGTTCGTGAACTTATCGAAACAATAGCAGATTCCGAAAATCTTTCTTACCTCGAAATTTTAAATGAATTTATTAAAAATTATCCTCATTTAAAAATTCAAGGCTTTGTCACGCAAATTGCAACTCCTAACGCAGATAAATTAAGTGGCGAAGTTACCATTGTTTGTCCAGTTTTTGAAAAATTACGCCGAATCAAAACTGAACTGCTCGACCATGATTATATTTTGGCAATAAAATCTTATCAAGAACGCTTACCTGTAAGATGTACGGGTGATTTAGTTAAAGAAAATAATATTTTTATTTTGAAAAATCCACAAGAATTTCAAATTGAAAATATTTGAATACCATTCCCTTGCAATCGTGACTTAGTAAGTTGTTAGGTGATAGAATGCAGGAATCCTCGCGTTGAGGATATTAAAAAACTGAATTGAAATAGTAGTAGCGACATTTGCTGCTTAACTATTCGTTAGGACTCCCATCTTTGGGAGTTCTAATTTAAAAAGAATTTCAACTAAGATTAGCCGTAAGCTCAACACTAAAACCGTGCTGATTCTTCCCGTGTAGAATCGGGTATAGAAATATTCAAAAATCCAAACCAGAGATAGGGTTCTGCTTCTGCTTTTCAGTTACACCCAGATATCGCTCCCTAGCTGCCAAAGTCCGATGCTCCGATATGGGTGGACTCAGAAGCTACAAGGAAAGTTGTAGAATTAGAAAAACCTTCTTTTCTTAGCTGAAGCAAAACCTCAGTTAATTCAACCACAGTCAAGAATTAATGGTTGCTAAAAGTTCTTCTTTTCTTTTTTCTAATTCCGAGATTTTTCGATTCAAACTTCGGATTTCTGTATTGATTTTTGATAATTCAGCTTTGCACTTTTGAGTTTTTAAATAATCCGACCCATATTTTTCAATGACAAAATCTTCTACCTCATTCCTTAAAAGTTTGAAGCAGGGATTTCCATATAAAGTATTGTGCCGATATTGCAATTTTCCTGATTTGATAGCCTCAAGAATTTCTGCTAGATCAAGGTTAAATTCTTTTTGGGCTGTTTTATCGCTCAGGGCATCACCGTGCCAAAACGGGAAAATTGTACGCTAAGGCTGAAAGCCTTGTCCAGCAAGCATCTTAGCCACTGTTTTTTTTTAACCTTCACCCTTGAGCGGCTGATTACCCTTATTTTGTTGGTGCAGAGTAGTATTAGTACTCTGCACCAACTGGAAAGACATTAGACTTGTCTTGGATGAAGAGTAGAGATGTGCCCTTTGCTGAAAACAACGTATTTTCACGGCGTTAGGTTAGTCTCAATTCCAAGCGCGTACAATTTTCCCGTTTCGGCACGGTGATGCCTAAAGCGCGTAACCTTTCATCATCACCAAAAGTTGCCAAGAACCTTAATTTGGACTTGATCCTCTGGGGTTAAAGTGAAATATTGAATCCGATCCGATTCTGGAATGGCATCCGGGAACTGTCAGGGCTTCACGAACCGATAGGCGAAGCGATCAGTCTCGCCCTTGATCGAGGGATCGAACACCTTGATCGAGTGCGGATCGTCCTTGTTCGCGAGCATGGTGCTTTCCGCGTCCAGTACGAAGCCGGCCGCCTCCACCTCCTCGCGAACGGATGCAGGTTCAATCCGATGCAGCGACTGGGCGTCGCTCGTGCCCGCCCCGACGGCGGCGGCGTGGTCTACGATGACGTAGGACCCACCGGGCTTCAGCCGCTCGTAGACAGCTCGATTGAAGTGGGCCGCTGTCGCGCCCCTGGCCTGGATCAGCGCGGTGTGGAGATCGTGGTAGAACAGGTGCAGCCACAGGACATCCGCTGGTTGCGTGGCCTCTGGCATCGCGACGAGGTCGGCTGAGACGGCTTCGACGTTCTCTCGGCCCGGTTCCTTCGCGAGCGCGCGCATGCGTCCGACCTGATCGTTCTTTAAGTCGGCGATTTCAGTTGGCACGAAACTGAAGACCCGTCCTTCGGGTCCCACGATGTCGGAGAAGAGACGGGTCCAGTCACCGT encodes:
- a CDS encoding class I SAM-dependent methyltransferase, with the protein product MYDQSKLSELIRFARVDAGSTVIDVYPGDGDWTRLFSDIVGPEGRVFSFVPTEIADLKNDQVGRMRALAKEPGRENVEAVSADLVAMPEATQPADVLWLHLFYHDLHTALIQARGATAAHFNRAVYERLKPGGSYVIVDHAAAVGAGTSDAQSLHRIEPASVREEVEAAGFVLDAESTMLANKDDPHSIKVFDPSIKGETDRFAYRFVKP